The Musa acuminata AAA Group cultivar baxijiao chromosome BXJ2-2, Cavendish_Baxijiao_AAA, whole genome shotgun sequence genome has a segment encoding these proteins:
- the LOC135605693 gene encoding aquaporin PIP2-7-like — protein sequence MSKEVSEAEQAPAKDYRDPPPAPLLDFGELRLWSFYRALIAEFVATLLFLYVTIATVIGHKEQNAADQCSGVGILGIAWAFGGMIFILVYCTAGISGGHINPAVTFGLFLARKVSLIRALLYIVAQCLGAIVGVGIVKGIMKHQYNSLGGGANEVASGYSKGTALGAEIIGTFVLVYTVFSATDPKRSARDSHVPVLAPLPIGFAVFMVHLATIPITGTGINPARSLGAAVIYNQDKPWDDHWIFWVGPFVGALAAAAYHQYILRAAAIKALGSFRSNPTN from the exons ATGTCGAAGGAGGTCAGTGAGGCCGAGCAGGCGCCGGCAAAGGACTACAGGGACCCGCCGCCGGCGCCGCTTCTGGATTTCGGCGAGCTCCGTCTCTGGTCCTTTTACCGCGCCCTCATCGCTGAGTTCGTGGCCACGCTGCTCTTCCTCTACGTCACCATCGCCACCGTCATCGGCCACAAGGAGCAGAACGCCGCCGACCAGTGCAGCGGGGTTGGCATTCTTGGCATCGCGTGGGCCTTTGGTGGCATGATCTTCATCCTTGTCTACTGCACGGCCGGCATCTCTG GGGGACACATCAACCCGGCGGTGACCTTCGGGCTGTTCCTGGCGAGGAAGGTGTCGCTGATACGGGCGCTGCTGTACATAGTGGCGCAGTGCTTGGGAGCCATCGTTGGTGTAGGGATCGTGAAGGGGATCATGAAGCACCAGTACAACTCCCTCGGTGGTGGAGCCAACGAGGTCGCATCCGGCTACTCCAAGGGCACCGCCCTTGGAGCCGAGATCATCGGCACCTTCGTCCTCGTCTACACCGTCTTTTCCGCCACCGACCCCAAGCGCAGCGCCCGCGACTCCCACGTCCCC GTGTTGGCACCACTCCCCATCGGCTTTGCTGTGTTCATGGTGCACCTCGCCACCATCCCCATCACCGGTACCGGCATCAACCCCGCTCGGAGCTTAGGTGCTGCAGTGATCTACAACCAGGACAAGCCCTGGGATGATCAT TGGATCTTCTGGGTGGGTCCGTTCGTAGGAGCGTTGGCCGCGGCGGCGTACCACCAGTACATCCTGAGGGCAGCGGCTATCAAGGCCCTGGGATCCTTCCGGAGCAACCCCACCAACTGA